The sequence ACAGACGCTGACCTCCGTAGGGGGATAGCTATCCTTGATGACGTGGCGGAAAAGCCCGTAGAGTTGCTCATGAGCCGCCCGGTCGTTAAGATAGACGGGGGCTCTACGTGCTGGGAGGCCCTGGTCACGATGGCTGAAGCCGGAGTAAAGCACCTCCCGGTGGTGGTTGAGGGAAGGGTGGCCGGCGTGATTACGCTGTGGGACATAAGCTCGTCCCTCCCTCAAGCCCCCGTTGTTTTAATTAGAGAAATACAAGACGCCTCCTCCGTCGAGACGCTGCGCAGCGCACTAAGTAGGACGGTAGACGCGATCAAGGATATGCACCAGGAGGGGGTAAGGGCTTCTCACATAGCGAAGCTAATCTCGTACGTGTACGATAAGCTGGTCTCCAGAGCTATTCAGCTAGCTGAGGAGGAGCTTCTACGCGAGCTCTCCATGCACCCGCCCGTGAAGTATGCATGGATAGCTATGGGCAGCGAAGGTAGGCAGGAGCAGCTCTTAAAGACTGACCAGGACAGCGCGCTGATGTACGAAGACCCCCCACCTGGTGAAGAGGAGGTTGTAGATGAGTACTTTAGGCAGCTCGCCATTAAGGTCTCCTCAAAGCTCCTCCAAGCAGGCTTCCCTAAGTGCCCTCACGGCTTCACTGCCGACAACCCTGCCCTAAATAAGCCGCTCAAGTCCTGGCTGGAGGACCTACATAGCTGGCTCTCCACCCTAGCGACTAGGCCTGAGAACGTAATGATGGTGTACATGTTCGCCGACTCTAGGCTAGTCTACGGGTCCCAGCGCCTCGTTGATGAGTGGAAGAGGGGCCTCATCAAGTCCATAGAGATGGATAAACGTAAGCTCCAGCCCTTAGCTCGAAACATACTAATAGAGAAGCCCCCACTAGGCTTCCTCGGCCGCTTCGTAGTTCACCACGACGGGAACAAGGAGAGGGTCGTAGATATAAAGGTGAGGGGCATCAACATCTTGATGAGCGCGGTAAAGGTGTTGTCCCTAGATCAAGGGGTAGAGGCCACTAATACCTTCGATAGGCTTAGAGCCCTAGCCTCCAGGGGCTCAATAACCCAGAGCTTAGAAGAAGAGGCCTCCTTTGCCTACAACTTCCTGCTTAGCTTAAAGCTCAGGGAGCAGCTCAGGGGGCTGCAGGGCTTAGAGAAAATAGACCCCAGCAGCCTTCCCTCCGGGCGCTTCATCCACATAGACAGCCTATCTAAGCCTGAGCGGACGCTGCTAAGAGAAGCCTTTAAGACCATTCGTAAGCTACAGACTCTAGTGAACTTTAGATTCGCCGGCGGCCTCTTCACTAGCTAAGCGGTGGAGCCGCCTTGCTACTTCGCCGCAGAGGGAGGGTCCTTGAAGAACCTGTCGACGAAGCCCTCTTCGTCTCAATAGACTTAGAGACGTCTGGCCTCGACCCTAAGCGTAACAGCATCCTCTCCATAGGCGCTGCGACTATAAGCAGGGGGGAGGTGAGGCTAGATAAGTCCTTCTACAGCTATGTTAGGCCTGAGGGCAGCTTCGATGAAGAGTGCCCGCCAGTGCACGGCATTACCCTGGGAGACTTACTGAAAGAGCCTAGCTTCAAGGAAATAGCCCCCCGCCTACTTAAGGTAGTAGACGAAGCGGTTCTAGTGGGATATAACGCCTCCTTCGACGTCTCCTTCCTCAACGAGGCCCTCCGACGCCACGGCCTCCCGCGGTTAAAGAACCCCCTACTTGACGTACTGCCCCTATCTTACGGTGTACTCTCGAGGGCGAGAATGGACCATACGCTACTTAAGATGGACCAACTAGCCCTCAGTGGTCGAATGAGCCTAGGGGCCTTAGCAGAGCTGCTGTCAGTGCCCGTCATTAACCGGCACACCGCCATAGGCGATGCCTTAACAGTAGCCCTAATCTTCCTTAAGCTCCTCCCCCTCGCTAAGTCTGTAGGTGTTAAGAAGGCCTTCGAGCTCCTAGAGCTAGCTAAGCTAGGGGAGAGCCACGTTAAGCGCATAAGCATCCTAGGCGCGTTCATCGGCAGCTTCTAGCGCCAGTAGGCACAACGGCTTTCCGACTTAGCTTAGTCCCTGCCCTTCAGCATAATCCTAGGTAACTAGCTTGCGAAGAGGCCCACCCTCATTACCCCGGGATGATAGAGCTAACATCTCCTCGGGGCCCATGGGCTCCTACGCTTCACTGGCCCCAAGGCCTCCGTGCACCAAGCGCCCTATGGGAAACCAGTGCCTAGGCAGCGTTAAGCGCTTACTTAATTAGCAGCCAGCTCCTAGCCCCGGTGGGATAGGCTAGCGGAGCTAAGGCTTGGCGCACAAGCTGCGTCAGGCCTACGAAGGCAGCCTGGGTGCAGCGTGGCTTTAATCAGTCTTTATAGTATTTATAGTAAGAGACGTAAGCGTTCATACACCTAATGTAGATGAGGACGCCCACAAAGAATTAAAGCTTATAAACACCTCAAGACTACTATATACAGCAAAAAGAGCAGAGGGTTGAGTAAAATGGGAGAGGCTAAAGTAGAGGCTAAGCCGGCGGCTAAAGCTGGAGTTGGGTGGATCGTTGCCCTGGTGCTTTGCGCCATACTCTTCATACTAGTGATTCCAGTAGCCCTATACGTAAAAGGGATGGCCGCCTACTGGACGATCGGCCTCATGAGCGCCATCTTCGCCCTGCTAATGGTGTACATCAAGGTCACGAGGCTATGGGAGGAAGGGGAGTGAGGTGAAAGCCTTGTCTCTACCGATGTACCTCTCTGAATACGTACCGCCTCCAGTGGCCGGCCCTGCTGAAGCCACGGCGGCCGTCTTAGCGATATCCGTGTTCCTGATCGTGAGCACTGGCCTGGGCCTATGGATGGTACGTAAGGCTAGGAGCTACGACGAATGGCTCGTAGGCCACCGAGACATAGGCCCAATCATAACGGCGTTCGCCCTAGTAGCTACGTGGCTTAGCGGCTGGGCTATCTTCGGCAACGCTGGCCTAGGCTACACTTTTGGCTGGGCTGGAGCGTGGCTAATAGGGATCATGAACATCATGGGCATCTCCCTCTGCTTAACCCTAGGCTACCGCATGAGGCGCTACGCAGCCCTCGGTGCTAGGAGCGTACCCGAGGTCCTGAGGTTAAGGTTCGACAGCCGCACGTGCCAAGCCGTCGCTGGCTTAATAATGCTACTCTTAATGATCCTCTACGCAGTCGGCCAGTTCAAGGCCATGGCTACTGTGTGGCGCGTGTACATCGGCGTAGGCTGGATTGAGAGCTTAGTGGCCGTGGCTATCTTAGTGTTCATCTACATGGCGGTAGGAGGGTACGCGGGGACTACTTGGGCGCTTGGCTTTCAAGGAATAACGCTCACCGTTATAAGCTGGATGATAGGAATCGCCACTTTATCGAAGATTAGCCCTGGCTACATTGAGGCGTCCTTGGCCGGCCAGAAGTTCGTGGCCGTCGGCCTAAGGGAGACCCCTCACTCAATAGGCGGGTACGTACTGCCGATAGCTCCGGGGTTCCCAGGCTATGACCTAATAGGAATAACGGCAGTCCTCTTCATGTTCCTGTTCATGGCCACCGGCTTCCCGCACAACATCGCCAGGTTCCTAGGCGTGAGGAAGGTTACTAAGAGGGAGATGTGGATCATGGTAATAGTAGTGATAATCGGTAGCCTCAGCCCCCTCTGGGTCGGCGCAATGGGCCTCGCGGGCAGAGCAGTATGGGGCCCAGTGCTAATGGGACACGACTATAAGCCTATGTACGGAGACGCAGCCGGGGCTCTAATGCCAATATACGCAGCTGGCCCCGTGGGCGCTGGGCTGTTCGCCGCCGCCGTGTTCGCCGCCGCCGTGTCTACGTTAGCAGCCTTGATAATGATCGCGAGCATCAACGTAACCAGGGACCTAATCCACAACTTTAAGCCTCAGGCCTCACCGCGCACCCTACTATGGCTCTCAAGGCTGCTACTGCCACCGTTCCTGTTCATCCCGCTGTACTGGAACGTGGAGGCTCCTCCACCAGTGCTAGCAGAGTTCATGGCGGGCGTAGCTGTCGGTCAGGCTGGCATATACTTCTTCTCAGTGGCTGTGTCGATGTACTGGAAGCGAGCTACGAAGATAGGCGCGCTGGCATCTATGATCTACGGCTTCATAATTACGCCCCTACACCCTGCTGCGTACGGTAGGCTTGTAGGCTTAACTCACTGGGGCTACTGGACGCTACTACTAATATTCGGCTGCGCGGCAGTGTACTTCTTAGTCAGCCTAGCTACTAAGCCGCTGCCTGAAGATAAGCTCGCAAAGCTCTTCCCGGCGAAGCCATCTAGCTAAGCCCTAAGCCGATCCTTTGTTTTTCTCTTTCCCTACGTCACTGCTAGCGAGCTTCTTGTGGCTAGGCTCAGGTTCTCAACCTCCGCGGAGCTAGGTGTGTAAGCTTTGGGCTAACGCTATTGCGCCATTACTTTCTTTTAGCCCTTATTTCTCTCCTTAGCTTCTCCGTGGCCCCTAGGTCTACCTTCATCTCCGCCGTATCGATTACGACCCCGTAGATCTTCCTCGCGCTCTCGAGGGATACGAAGCCATTGCGCACGTCGTCCAATACTAGCTCCGGGTCTCTTTCAAGAGGGTCTCCGTACCCTCCCCCTCCCGGTAGGACGCATCTAACTACGCTACCTGGGGGTACGATAGCTATCTTCCTCGGGTCTAGGTGCTGCTCGTTAGGCGTGCCTGGGTTTAGGATGAACATGGACCTAGATCCTGGCAACCCTCCAAAGAGCCCCGGTGGGCCGAACTCTATCCAGTCGACTACGTTCACAATGGTGCACGGCTGCTCAGTCAGTACCCTGAAGTCCACGACGAGCCCGCACCCTCCACGGTACTTCCCAGCCCCTCCCGAGTCTTGCAGTATCTCTATCCGCTCAATCCTGAGCGGGTTCGCGGTCTCAGTTACCTCAACAGGCGTGTTCTCAGCCCTGGGCGGGAAGGCGAAGGCGTGTATCCCGTCCTTGTTAGGCCTAGCGCCCAGCCCGCCTGAGTGCATAGCTACGTGTATGAACGGTTTCCCCGTCCTAGGGTTTATCCCAGAGAACTGAGGTAGGTTACACTCTCCAGCGCTAGCTGCTAGTACGCGGTGCGGTACTGCCTTCGAGAGGGCGCCGCACACCGTAGCGTTCACGTGCCATGAGAGCACGTGCCTAGCTCCTACGGCGGCCGGGAACTTAGCGTTAACTATAGTCCCCTCGGGGGCGTAGACCTCTATCGGCCTCAAGGCCCCCTCGTTGAACGGTAGCTCAGGGCTCAAGGCCCCCTTGATAGCGTGGATAGTGTACGCGTAAGTATAGTTAAACGGGCTGTTTAAGCCGCTCTCTGTTTGAGGAGAGGTCCCTGTCCAGTCGACTCTCATCTCCGGCCCCTTAGCCTCTATAGTTACCTTCATCTTCAGCGTCGTCCCCGGCCGGGGGCCGTCGAATACGTGCTCCCAATCGTAGGCTCCCTTAGGCACGCTCTCCAGAGCCTTCCTAGTGGCCTCCTCCGTCAGCGAGATGATCGCCCTGGCTAGGTCTGTCAGGTCCTCTAGGCCCGTGTCCTTCATGAACTCCTTAAGCCTACGCTCAGCCACATAGTTAGCTGCCAGCTGAGCCTTAATGTCGTTCAGGAGAGTCTTAGACATCCTTACGTTGGCGGTTATCATCTTGAGCACGTCCTCATTCGGCCTCCCAGCCCTGTATAGCTTCAGCATCGGTATCAGTATCCCCTCCTCAAAGATCACCCTGGAGTCCGCTATGTGCCCCCCCGGCGCCCTCCCACCTATGTCTGAGTGGTGGGCTATGTTTAAGGCGAAGGCGACCACCTTGCCTTCGTAGAACAGCGGAGAGATGACGACCAAGTCTGGTAGGTGCCCTGAGCCTAGCCATGGGTCGTTGGTGGCCACTACGTCCCCTGGCTCCAAGGTCTCGGGTGGGTACTCTTTGAAGAGGCTCCTCATTATTCTGGGCACTGAGCCTAAGTGCCCTGGGCTGCCTATCCAGTCTGTCTGCGCGAGCATGCTGCCTTCAGCGTCGAAGAGGGCGCAGGAGAAGTCGTTGGCCTCTCTTATTAGCTCAGAGTAGGCGGTTCGCTTCAGGGTTATCGACATCTCCTCTACTATTGAGAGGAGCCCGCTCCAGAGGACCTCTAGCCTCACGGGGTCGAAGCCGTAAGCCACTCCCCCCACCCCTACATAGTTACTACTACGTTGCCGTACTCGTCCATGGTCGCCCTAGCCCCCGGGATCACTACTGTCGTCGACTCCCTCTCCTCTATGATCGCCGGCCCCTCAACCTCTACGCCTGGGTACATCTTGTAGCGGTCGTAGACCTTGACGTCCACGTACTCATTGTACTCCGGGAAGTACGCTTTACGCTTCCCCTTGAGTGGATCTCTGCGCTCCACGGCCACCTTCCTCAGCTTAACCTTAGGCACCCTGCCTATGGCTATTAGCCTCCAGTTAACAGCCTCGACAGGCTCATCTATCGTGTACCCGTAGTAGTCCAGGTATATCTTCGTGAACTCCTCCCCTAGCCTCTTGGCTAGCGCTGGCCCTAGTTCTTCGCTCGGCATCTTTACGCTTAGCTCGTAGGCCTGTCCCGCATACCTCATGTCCACGCTCCTCACGTACTCGTACTCTGTCACTCCCGCCATGCTTAGGAACTTAAGCCCCTCCGCCTCCATCTCAGCGTATAGGCGCTTAACGTACCCCCAGTCCACAGAGTCTAGCTTAGACACGTAGGTCTTGACGAAGTCGAACTTTACATCAGCCGCCAGCATGCCTACTGCGGACGCGACCCCGGCTAGCGTAGGTATGACCACCCTCTTTATCTTAAGCTGCTGAGCCATGCGCACAGCGTGTAGAGGCCCAGCTCCGCCGAAGGCTATGAGCGCTAGGGCGCTAGGATCTCGTCCACGCTCTACTGAAACCGCCCTCATCGCCCTCGCCATGTTAGATATGACTACCTCGTATATCCCGTGGGCGGCGTCGATGAGCTTAATCCCTAACGGCCTAGCCACCTTCTCCTCTATTGCCCTAATCGCCCTTTCTGGGTATAGCTTCATCTCCCCGCCTAGGAAGTACTCTGGGTTGAGGTAGCCTAAGACTAGGTTGGCGTCTGTTACCGTGGGCTCAGTGCCCCCCAGCCCGTAGCAAGCTGGCCCTGGGTCTGCCTCAGCGCTTTGAGGGCCTACTTTTAGCAGCCCTACCTCTACGTGAGCTATGCTACCTCCCCCGGCCCCTATCTCAATCAGGTCTACTGTAGGCACCTTAATAGGGTAGCCGCTGCCTTTCTTAAACCGGTACCCTCCCACTTCGAATAGCGTAGTTATCTTTGGCTCACCGCGCTCAATAAGGCAGCACTTAGCCGTCGTGCCCCCCATGTCGAAGGAGAGGAGGCTCTCTGCCCCTATTAGCTTACCTATGAAGGCGCCGACTAGGGCTCCTGCGGCCGGGCCGGATTCAAGTAGCCTAACAGGGAACTCAGCGGCGGTCTCTACGGTTAGAACTCCTCCGCTCGCAGACATTATGAATAGCCTGCCCCCGCATCCCTCCCTCTTCAGGCCCTCCTCCATATTTCTAAGGTACCTCTCGGTCTTCGGCTGGGTGTAGGCGTTAACCACCGTCGTCGACATTCTCTCATACTCACGCCACTCAGGTAGGACGGAGGATGATATCGAGACGAAGACCCCCGGGAACTCCTTCTTTACTAGCTCCTTCACCAGCTGCTCGTGCCTAGGGTTAGCGTAGGAGTGTAGGAAGCATACAGCTATCGACTGGACCCCTAGGTCGACTAGCTCCTTCACAACCCTCCTTGCTTGATCTATGCTTAAGGGGGTCACCACCTCGCCGTTGTAGGCGACGCGCTCATCCACCTCCTTTCTAAGGTACCTAGGGACGAGTGGTGGAAGCCTCTCTTCAAAGAAGTCGTACTGAGTGACTCTCCTCTCACGACCTATCTCCAGCACGTCTCTAAAGCCCCTAGTAGTTATTAGGCCAACCACAGCCCCCTTGCGCTCAATTACTGTGTTGGTGACGATGGTGGTAGCGTGGATAACTACTGTTAGCTGGGAGGGGTCGACGCGGCTCTCTCTAAGTATCCTCCTAAACCCCTCGAAGACCCCTATTGAGGGGTCCTTAGGGGTCGTCAGCACTTTAGCTACACTTACCTCCCCTGTAGCCTCGTTAACCAACACTAGATCTGTAAACGTGCCCCCAATGTCTATGCTCAGCCTATACTGAGCCCCTCTGGACAAGCATCCCTCCCTTCCTTAACTATCGCTAAACAAAGAGCTTATAAGTTTACGATACGTTAAGGTCAGCCGTATAATCCCAGCTCCCTAGCTATTATATCGTTATTTATTTCCGTAGTTCCTCCACCTAGATAGAGGCCGCCTGCGTCTCTAAAGAAGCGGTTGGCAGCTGTCTCACTCGAGAACCCTAGGGCGCCGTGTATCCTCCAGGCTGCGTCTACCATGCGTAGGGAGGTCTCAACGGCTAGGTTCTTAGCCATCGACGCAGGCCTAAGCGCCTCAGGCGCCTCCCTACCCTTCTTATCTAGGAGCCAGGCCGCCCAGTACACCATGAGCCTAGAGGCCTCTATCTCTGTGTGTAGCTGAGCTAGCTTGTGGGCTATTGATTGGAACCTAGAGATAGGCCTACCGAAGCACACCCTCTGCTTGGAGTAGCTAACAGCCTCTTCGAAGGCAGCTTGAGCTATTCCTACGGCGAGCGCGCCCGTAACTACCCTTATTTCTGCGAGGATCCCCTGAAGGTACTTCCCTCCTACGCCTACTCCAGCCAAGGCCATTTTGGCTGGGACCTTGGCGTTGACTAAGGAGAGCTCCGCCTCCTTAAGCCCCCTCATCCCGTACTTAGGTATGTGCCTGCCTATGGCAAAGCCCGGGGTGTCTCGGTCGACTAGGAAGAAGTCTATCCCCCAGAACTTCTTCGACTTATCCGTCATCGCCCCTACGACGAAGAAGTCGGCCGTAGGAGCTCCAGTACACCAAGTCTTACTGCCGTTTAGGATGAAGTAGTCCCCCTCCCTGACGGCCGTAGTCTTCATGTTCCCTAGGTCGGAGCCAGCCTCAGGCTCAGTGACTGCGAAGGCCCCCTGCTTCACCCCCTTAATGGCCGGGACGAGGTACTTCTCTTTAATCTCCTCGTCTCCATACTTGGCTATGAAGTCAGTCGACTGAAAGGCCTGCATGGTTACTTGGAAGGCCACGGGCAGAGACCCCCTAGCTATCTCTTCGCAGAATAGGCAGAAGGTCAGGACGTCGCAATTAGACCCCCCGTACTCTACTGGGTAGCGGAGCCCGAAGAAGCCCATGTCTGCGAACTTACGCCAGAGCTCGCTAGGGATCTCGTCCACCTCGTCTATCTTAGGCGCAAGGGGCTTGACCTCGTTATCAACAAACCTCCTCACGGTATCTTTAAACAGCTTCTGCTCCTCAGTTAGCTCAAAGTCCAAGCCCAGGCACCCCTACTGCGGGGTGCCTGTAGTTGGGAGCTTAATTAAGCGTTCTCCGTCCTAGGCAAGGCCCTCACGAGTTAAGTTTAAAGCCCTAGCCCTCAGTGCTTCCGAGGGGGCTGTTTGTTTAAAGAAGAGGAGCTAAGTAGAATAAGGGAGGAGTATGCTAGGTGGCTCGAGGGCCAGGTCAAGAAGACCCTCGAGAAGACTCCTGAGCGCCAGAAGGAGTTTAGGACCTACTCAGGAATACCGCTGAAGCCTATCTATACTCCCGAGGACATTAAGGACCTAGACTACTTAAAGGACCTGAACTTCCCAGGCCAGTACCCGTTCACTAGGGGCATCTACCCATTAATGTATAGGACTAGGCTATACACCATGAGGCAGTACACGGGCTTCGGTACAGCCGAGGAGACTAACGCCCGCTTCAAGTACCTGCTGAAGCACGGCGAGACTGGGCTGAGCATCGCCTTCGACCTCCCTACCCAGATGGGCTACGACCCGGACCACCCATTAGCCAGGGGCGAGGTGGGTAAGGTGGGGGTGTCGATAAGCACCCTTAGAGATTACCAAGTACTCTACAAGGACATACCCATGGACACGATAAGCGTCCACATACAGGCGAACGCTAACGCTATTTTCATGCTGGCCATGCACGTAGCCGAGGGCTTAAACCGCGGCCACCAGCCTAAGGACCTCTGGGGGGCTTGTCAAAACGACGTACTGAAGGAGTTCATCGCCCGGGGGGCCTACATCTACCCGCTCGAGCCGTCTATGAGGCTCTGGGGCGACGTCGTCGAGTACTGCGTTAAAAACATGCCTAGGTGGCAGCCAGTCACGGTCTGCCAGTTCCATATTCAAGAGGCCGGGGCCAACTACGTAACCGCCTGGGGCCTTAGCTTGGCTAACGCCATAGCTTACGTCGAGGAGCTGCTTAAGAGAGGCCTGCCGATCGACGAGTTCGCCTTCAACGTCTCAGTGTGGAACATCGTCTGCGGCCCCCAGCTCTTCGAGGCTGTGTGCGGCGTTAGAGCTGCTAGGAGGCTGTGGGCTAAGATAATGAAGGAGCGCTTCCACGCTAAGAGGCCCGCGTCGATGACGATGAGGATCTTCATGGGGTCGGGGGGCTTCCAGATGACTAGGGCTGAGCCGCTGAACAACATCGTCAGGGGCACGATATCGGCCATAGCCGGCGCCTTAGCGGGCGTCCAGGCTATGAACATCCAGTGCTACGACGAAGCCTACGCCATACCCACTGAGGAAGCAATTAAGCTAGCACTTCGCACTGAGCAAATAGTAGCCTACGAAGCTGGGGTCACTGAGGTAGTAGATCCATTAGCCGGCAGCTACTTCGTTGAGTGGCTCACTAATCAGATCGAAAAGGAGCTAGAGGCTATCATAGAGGATGTAGAATCGATGGGAGGGGCCATCGAGGCGATCAAGAAGGGCTACATGCAGCGGATCATACTTCAGCAGGCCTACGAGTACCAGCGTAAGATAGAGACGGGGGAGCTCATAAGGGTTGGCGAGAACGCCTTCGTCACTGAGGAGCAGACCCCGATCAGAACCTTTGAAGTTAGGCCTGAGGTGGAGAGGGAGCGCGTTGAGTGGATTAAGAGCTTTAGAGAGTCTAGAGACCGTAGGAAGGTTAGGGAGGCGCTAGATAAGCTACGTAAGGCCGCTGAGACAA comes from Candidatus Nezhaarchaeota archaeon and encodes:
- a CDS encoding DUF294 nucleotidyltransferase-like domain-containing protein gives rise to the protein MEAGEAGPIILRLSHPSSVLHGHFLEPLLAMKTGVLVPPPEELEDLKRFLKTKTILGFLDDRELSNLLSSSSLKYYPRGSSILEGARRGLYVVYRGAIKVVAEESEELLEEGDVLSVGLLVKEPPNYRAEAVEDTICVIVDEQAFWGLYRSHHVFAKLMDLLSRGEVIRAHEAMPTIPRPPILYERCVTELVKRPPVTCSPSTKVKEAARIMSENHVSSIIVVDELGRPVGIVTDADLRRGIAILDDVAEKPVELLMSRPVVKIDGGSTCWEALVTMAEAGVKHLPVVVEGRVAGVITLWDISSSLPQAPVVLIREIQDASSVETLRSALSRTVDAIKDMHQEGVRASHIAKLISYVYDKLVSRAIQLAEEELLRELSMHPPVKYAWIAMGSEGRQEQLLKTDQDSALMYEDPPPGEEEVVDEYFRQLAIKVSSKLLQAGFPKCPHGFTADNPALNKPLKSWLEDLHSWLSTLATRPENVMMVYMFADSRLVYGSQRLVDEWKRGLIKSIEMDKRKLQPLARNILIEKPPLGFLGRFVVHHDGNKERVVDIKVRGINILMSAVKVLSLDQGVEATNTFDRLRALASRGSITQSLEEEASFAYNFLLSLKLREQLRGLQGLEKIDPSSLPSGRFIHIDSLSKPERTLLREAFKTIRKLQTLVNFRFAGGLFTS
- a CDS encoding 3'-5' exonuclease, whose protein sequence is MLLRRRGRVLEEPVDEALFVSIDLETSGLDPKRNSILSIGAATISRGEVRLDKSFYSYVRPEGSFDEECPPVHGITLGDLLKEPSFKEIAPRLLKVVDEAVLVGYNASFDVSFLNEALRRHGLPRLKNPLLDVLPLSYGVLSRARMDHTLLKMDQLALSGRMSLGALAELLSVPVINRHTAIGDALTVALIFLKLLPLAKSVGVKKAFELLELAKLGESHVKRISILGAFIGSF
- a CDS encoding hydantoinase B/oxoprolinase family protein — its product is MGGVAYGFDPVRLEVLWSGLLSIVEEMSITLKRTAYSELIREANDFSCALFDAEGSMLAQTDWIGSPGHLGSVPRIMRSLFKEYPPETLEPGDVVATNDPWLGSGHLPDLVVISPLFYEGKVVAFALNIAHHSDIGGRAPGGHIADSRVIFEEGILIPMLKLYRAGRPNEDVLKMITANVRMSKTLLNDIKAQLAANYVAERRLKEFMKDTGLEDLTDLARAIISLTEEATRKALESVPKGAYDWEHVFDGPRPGTTLKMKVTIEAKGPEMRVDWTGTSPQTESGLNSPFNYTYAYTIHAIKGALSPELPFNEGALRPIEVYAPEGTIVNAKFPAAVGARHVLSWHVNATVCGALSKAVPHRVLAASAGECNLPQFSGINPRTGKPFIHVAMHSGGLGARPNKDGIHAFAFPPRAENTPVEVTETANPLRIERIEILQDSGGAGKYRGGCGLVVDFRVLTEQPCTIVNVVDWIEFGPPGLFGGLPGSRSMFILNPGTPNEQHLDPRKIAIVPPGSVVRCVLPGGGGYGDPLERDPELVLDDVRNGFVSLESARKIYGVVIDTAEMKVDLGATEKLRREIRAKRK
- a CDS encoding hydantoinase/oxoprolinase family protein, with product MSRGAQYRLSIDIGGTFTDLVLVNEATGEVSVAKVLTTPKDPSIGVFEGFRRILRESRVDPSQLTVVIHATTIVTNTVIERKGAVVGLITTRGFRDVLEIGRERRVTQYDFFEERLPPLVPRYLRKEVDERVAYNGEVVTPLSIDQARRVVKELVDLGVQSIAVCFLHSYANPRHEQLVKELVKKEFPGVFVSISSSVLPEWREYERMSTTVVNAYTQPKTERYLRNMEEGLKREGCGGRLFIMSASGGVLTVETAAEFPVRLLESGPAAGALVGAFIGKLIGAESLLSFDMGGTTAKCCLIERGEPKITTLFEVGGYRFKKGSGYPIKVPTVDLIEIGAGGGSIAHVEVGLLKVGPQSAEADPGPACYGLGGTEPTVTDANLVLGYLNPEYFLGGEMKLYPERAIRAIEEKVARPLGIKLIDAAHGIYEVVISNMARAMRAVSVERGRDPSALALIAFGGAGPLHAVRMAQQLKIKRVVIPTLAGVASAVGMLAADVKFDFVKTYVSKLDSVDWGYVKRLYAEMEAEGLKFLSMAGVTEYEYVRSVDMRYAGQAYELSVKMPSEELGPALAKRLGEEFTKIYLDYYGYTIDEPVEAVNWRLIAIGRVPKVKLRKVAVERRDPLKGKRKAYFPEYNEYVDVKVYDRYKMYPGVEVEGPAIIEERESTTVVIPGARATMDEYGNVVVTM
- a CDS encoding acyl-CoA dehydrogenase family protein produces the protein MDFELTEEQKLFKDTVRRFVDNEVKPLAPKIDEVDEIPSELWRKFADMGFFGLRYPVEYGGSNCDVLTFCLFCEEIARGSLPVAFQVTMQAFQSTDFIAKYGDEEIKEKYLVPAIKGVKQGAFAVTEPEAGSDLGNMKTTAVREGDYFILNGSKTWCTGAPTADFFVVGAMTDKSKKFWGIDFFLVDRDTPGFAIGRHIPKYGMRGLKEAELSLVNAKVPAKMALAGVGVGGKYLQGILAEIRVVTGALAVGIAQAAFEEAVSYSKQRVCFGRPISRFQSIAHKLAQLHTEIEASRLMVYWAAWLLDKKGREAPEALRPASMAKNLAVETSLRMVDAAWRIHGALGFSSETAANRFFRDAGGLYLGGGTTEINNDIIARELGLYG
- a CDS encoding methylmalonyl-CoA mutase family protein, with the translated sequence MFKEEELSRIREEYARWLEGQVKKTLEKTPERQKEFRTYSGIPLKPIYTPEDIKDLDYLKDLNFPGQYPFTRGIYPLMYRTRLYTMRQYTGFGTAEETNARFKYLLKHGETGLSIAFDLPTQMGYDPDHPLARGEVGKVGVSISTLRDYQVLYKDIPMDTISVHIQANANAIFMLAMHVAEGLNRGHQPKDLWGACQNDVLKEFIARGAYIYPLEPSMRLWGDVVEYCVKNMPRWQPVTVCQFHIQEAGANYVTAWGLSLANAIAYVEELLKRGLPIDEFAFNVSVWNIVCGPQLFEAVCGVRAARRLWAKIMKERFHAKRPASMTMRIFMGSGGFQMTRAEPLNNIVRGTISAIAGALAGVQAMNIQCYDEAYAIPTEEAIKLALRTEQIVAYEAGVTEVVDPLAGSYFVEWLTNQIEKELEAIIEDVESMGGAIEAIKKGYMQRIILQQAYEYQRKIETGELIRVGENAFVTEEQTPIRTFEVRPEVERERVEWIKSFRESRDRRKVREALDKLRKAAETNVNLVPYVIEAVKAEATVGEMADTLREVFGAAEDLAAL